In Drosophila innubila isolate TH190305 chromosome 2R unlocalized genomic scaffold, UK_Dinn_1.0 1_C_2R, whole genome shotgun sequence, the following are encoded in one genomic region:
- the LOC117785507 gene encoding bromodomain adjacent to zinc finger domain protein 2B isoform X1 — MNKNAGDGSGNDGKNSNNHGGKGGASNAGGGGAGGPHDPTGLLDAASLFAYWGRDASGAAAAAAAASNPLFNSQFNAAAAAGLGLLPNAAGAAAANDRYSSMAAAAAAAAGAHHHQSTMAVAASQAASLAGLHPASWWSMAQLAAQDYFSRLQASGMSPFPHPDLAAAFGPAMAMGAGGAAGSGGAGSGSGMVGVGGAGGVGGGGGGNSGGVGSSSKSNKSRKEKRAAQQQQQQQQQQQQQHQQQQQNLANSLNAAAAAAAAAAANNPAAALASMHGFGLPVSGMQPTVSTGSSSSISTSSAAHGGYKSTASAYGKPSTMTSSSSGSSLTSNPGSAYDPVTLHKELLAMQAVAAAASGSGVNSSNSCSSKKSNSGGGGGGNSSSLHAHGLSNLAMSLSSGVGGGNNSSGIMSSSKTSTNVSSSSSLHPGISMSPHGSGKDRDRDRDRDKNNPSLNALNSLSQFGALGMTPQQSMQAAMNALAASTGGTPSATVTSSAHPSQQQQQQQQQQLPSTTMSGGSGSKGSAKDYMTNAAMMSSSSEHPSLLGVRLPPDTEIIKYTSSIVGPKIPGSTSRGRKKTISETEQQQTQKQQQQQHQAEQQQQQHNQLTQQQQKDFESTTNAISSLLAFPGLSPAKRARLEMEYAAMAAAAQQQQHLHGMLGAAGMPMSALGMSPMDQLSNVSKAVVAAASSAASVSVSSSSSSATITSTAGSTTTTTMGGHNVSSDRVEVIKLPPTITSNGAYNLSSKGCNKELHDLTTDPQLGSGVNLSLKSSTMPATGAIGSASNPITIDDFDAPLNLSMKPSDKSSSSASAAAGGGGGGAATAASTLGNLASEYQTQVVGGNGSNSLQSLSSITAALGGTGGMPGGSISGSGAGGASPSPAQGNLPATSGTSSSGSGSGSGSSSYKEGRPRNLGRGVSKPKKNTVASLLAQSRAVGLKPMLATQQLLQQGADIEKIRLALSEANAHMETSTDSESVAAESGLSESESEDANILNVAELRVPLELGWKRDTVIRGLTKQGQIRGEVTYYAPGSTLPLKTIGQVFALLEQQPSSLTRENFSFSARAIVGSFLQPAPPPYANDGEYIRMTDEDVAKRLEDLKVFTRQTLNVEQRIEIAKQQQAMRDAKKQQKEELARNKEKARQEKNAKLEQQRKEKELKNQQAIEERKKRQEELDRLKQEELLKKQQEKEKRRQEAILAKEQELQKQKELLLAAEMERERRRQHMNLIRMLELRRKFEEREKKKHQLVLDRLILRERRMAERKRDAEILQLIRKPNEDSELPQEMTVPELERIAGNRLPGQAMADLLMVFEFLHNFGETLGFDMESLPSLQNLHDALISDSNADAEEELLSVMTHLLVCAIEDPGVPNPGRHTTLLGQSLRNADITNSNVSEILRIYLYATATGEIRQMHGITVDRERERRVPDHHQLDADSATHSAKNHEYYKLLHENDTWKLSHSLKDRPFVALNPTRKAQMLAHLCNDLLMNKAVLRQIDGSLETCAQMRKEKYMTDMKVRKYKALHQRKARIEAYEKAQAEREAAMQALLAQQKLDAEREREKERERLAKQAEAEAGGGAEAGAVGGTEVDAEAAEATEAAGEATVVPGEEEGQELIKANKDEADGGQAQPMELDADCAHNETPQVTESPAKLEELQQNGATVSTTTTTTTTAVTTAITTTTGTAITTTTTESTAMTALMQAKKSGARSSIQEDGSHDVSIIEDDLSDLDSEITNVEEDEDNRLSADELQKKLDKIVRASLNCKEALEKSTNQLRAACFGQDRFWRRYWKLPKAGGIFIEALESAQNDICDYHEALEAMDEQKKGKQEEKQEQEQEKQTEEQVQDVQMKEDVEKQAEQPVETEHMEVDSVEPEQHKDPPGNHSQNNQAVVDDDDDDDDVTEINKVEPEIVDLGDDDDEPMPVVVKSQPEMMVTRPEIKVKSEMELMGPPPTVHISTKTDFEAEIKIPTIPGLIPTLSNNNNNTNNNNNNNNGNCDKLESLDDMKKEDDCIIVEDSTPKWFSIVKRQVPLISELPAEEGGVVANELQLNYASYQHCSSQLQLQGHAWDLINNMQYYSIPMEECKVDPTKFSQECIFTLSGLDEKQMLAKLDEYEQGKLTVTVSKNGLASPHQLTDNDEEPRGEREQEQEQLNKTKSERESFFRLATDVTQDTGGGSLGVGVGSGGESAELKPKIELRLDEALSQAYYHNIANMSLSSVQTYIPIDIPLPLAMTPDEHRLLEQVKLAGFPEKVHGVYVPRRQRYGWWQLDDEQKLRELLKTLNPSGLRERELQENLQRFLGLEQPLGVNYQLKLHEAQVVDLVEYMQPDKIGDWNPKVARRVELALLEQLESLEDKIASASMQLKNWQLPTRTDNELNLNATDSEELQESEFVSIIPMIRERIIDLEANIERRYLKPPLGSQTGDAHLAVIAQNQHTSTQTQNSASAAAYLLQMQQQQQQQQQQLLQQQQQQPGNNLNASAFNERTMALAAAAAATTTAATLATSATGTTTTCDTLVAAPMETCSGAASPASNCDSDKDEKVENIPKGLVQWRDAVARSHTTAQLAMALYVLESCVAWDKSIMKANCQFCTSGENEDKLLLCDGCDKGYHTYCFKPKMDNIPDGDWYCYECVNKATNERKCIVCGGHRPSPVGKMIYCDLCPRAYHADCYIPPLLKVPRGKWYCHGCITRAPPPKKRSAASSSGSGSSSKSRRDRDASTAAKRRGNEKQQLMASTAGGSMEQLCPIDPHQQQQQQQLLLHSSQQSLNSSHDESMTSLPAPLSPAHSIASATYDEHHNNSIDTSRFQAHLGANNGGVQLEEAAASFATGGYVPPSSFGMVPAPQAMQFVAMSPRAVTPTRTPTPTPAPTPTPPPPALPAPTLQPPTPNAANVTTPVMLQASPTSLLNVTCQSPPQQQQQPQLMAMPSPRTCTPTPPGGTQMSPPPINIHAIQEAKEKLKQEKKEKHATKKLIKELAVCKTLLGEMELHEDSWPFLLPVNTKQFPTYRKIIKTPMDLSTIKKKLQDLSYKCREDFCVDVRQIFDNCEMFNEDDSPVGKAGHGMRKFFESRWTELTDKHS, encoded by the exons ATGAACAAAAATGCCGGCGATGGCAGCGGCAACGATGGCAAAAACTCAAACAATCATGGTGGGAAGGGGGGCGCCTCCAATGCGGGAGGTGGGGGAGCAGGCGGTCCTCACGATCCCACTGGACTGCTAGACGCCGCCTCTCTCTTTG CCTATTGGGGACGCGATGCCAGcggtgcagcagcagcagcggcagctgcaTCAAATCCTCTCTTTAACTCGCAATTCAATGCAGCCGCTGCCGCCGGTTTGGGCCTGCTGCCAAATGCTGCGGGCGCAGCGGCTGCCAATGACCGTTACTCGTCgatggcagcggcagcagcagcagctgcgggCGCCCATCATCATCAGAGCACAATGGCCGTAGCGGCTTCTCAGGCCGCCAGTTTGGCAGGTCTGCATCCAGCAA GCTGGTGGTCCATGGCCCAATTGGCAGCTCAGGACTATTTCAGTCGCCTTCAAGCCTCCGGAATGTCTCCGTTTCCGCATCCCGATCTGGCAGCTGCCTTCGGACCCGCCATGGCAATGGGCGCAGGGGGCGCGGCCGGCAGCGGAGGAGCGGGAAGTGGGTCGGGCATGGTGGGAGTGGGCGGAGCTGGAGGCGTCGGCGGTGGGGGTGGCGGTAACAGCGGTGGTGTGGGATCCAGCAGCAAGTCGAACAAATCTCGTAAAGAGAAACGCGccgcacagcaacaacaacaacaacagcagcagcaacaacaacagcaccagcaacaacaacaaaatctgGCCAATAGCTTAAATGCAGCTGccgcagcggcggcagcagctgctgccaatAATCCAGCGGCAGCATTGGCCAGCATGCACGGATTCGGGCTGCCCGTGAGTGGCATGCAACCAACTGTCAGCACCGGAAGCAGCTCATCCATCTCGACGAGCAGCGCTGCCCACGGCGGTTACAAG AGCACGGCGAGTGCTTATGGGAAACCCTCGACGAtgacgagcagcagcagcggcagcagcttgACGAGTAATCCCGGCTCTGCGTATGATCCGGTGACGTTGCACAAGGAACTGCTGGCCATGCAGGCGGTGGCAGCTGCCGCCTCGGGGTCAGGGGTCAACAGCTCCAACAGTTGCTCCAGCAAAAAGTCAAATAGTggcggaggtggaggtggCAACTCATCATCGTTGCACGCTCATGGCCTCTCCAATCTGGCCATGAGTCTGAGCAGCGGAGTCGGAGGTGGCAACAACAGTTCTGGCATCATGTCCAGCAGCAAGACATCCACAAATGTcagctccagttccagtttACATCCGGGCATCTCCATGTCACCGCATGGATCTGGCAAGGATCGCGATCGGGATCGTGATCGTGACAAGAATAATCCATCATTAAATGCGCTCAATTCACTGTCACAATTTGGGGCATTGGGCATGACGCCACAGCAGAGCATGCAGGCGGCGATGAATGCGCTTGCGGCCAGCACAGGTGGCACGCCCAGTGCCACAGTCACCTCATCAGCGCATCcctcacagcagcaacaacaacagcagcagcaacaattgcccAGCACAACAATGTCTGGCGGCAGCGGGAGCAAAGGAAGCGCCAAGGATTACATGACTAATGCGGCCATGATGAGCAG CAGCAGTGAGCATCCGTCGTTGTTGGGCGTGCGATTGCCGCCAGATACGGAGATCATTAAGTATACGTCCTCCATCGTGGGCCCCAAGATTCCTGGTAGTACATCGCGTGGTCGCAAGAAGACCATTTCCGAaactgaacaacaacaaacacagaaacaacaacaacaacaacaccaagcagaacaacaacaacagcaacacaatcaactaacacaacagcaacaaaaggattttgaaagcacaacaaatgcaatttccTCTCTGCTTGCGTTTCCAGGCCTCAGTCCGGCGAAGCGGGCACGTCTCGAAATGGAATACGCCGCAATGGCAGCGgcggcacaacaacaacaacacttgcatGGCATGCTGGGAGCAGCTGGAATGCCCATGAGTGCACTGGGCATGAGTCCAATGGATCAGTTGAGCAATGTATCCAAGGCAGTTGTGGCAGCTGCCTCATCAGCTGCCTCTGTTTCCgtttcctcctcctcctcctcggcaacaataacaagcacCGCAGgatcaacaacaaccacaacaatggGTGGTCACAATGTGTCCAGTGATCGTGTTGAGGTCATCAAATTGCCACCGACAATCACCTCGAATGGTGCATACAATCTGTCCAGCAAAGGTTGCAACAAGGAGTTGCATGATCTGACCACAGACCCACAACTCGGCTCGGGTGTCAATCTTAGCTTAAAGTCGAGCACAATGCCCGCCACAGGAGCCATTGGTTCCGCCTCAAATCCCATAACCATTGATGACTTTGATGCGCCTCTCAATCTCTCCATGAAGCCGTCGGACAAGAGCTCATCATCCGCTTCAGCAGCAGctggcggaggaggaggaggagctgccacagctgcctCCACATTGGGAAATCTTGCCAGCGAGTATCAGACTCAGGTTGTCGGTGGCAATGGCTCCAACAGTCTACAAAGTCTCAGCTCCATAACCGCAGCCTTGGGCGGCACTGGCGGCATGCCAGGTGGTTCCATCTCTGGCAGTGGTGCCGGCGGTGCATCCCCCTCTCCTGCCCAGGGCAATTTGCCTGCCACATCGGGCACATCTAGCTCTGGATCGGGATCGGGCTCTGGTTCATCCAGTTACAAAGAGGGACGTCCACGCAATTTGGGACGTGGTGTGTCCAAACCCAAGAAGAATACAGTTGCCTCGCTGCTGGCACAATCTCGTGCCGTGGGTTTGAAGCCCATGCTTGCCACacaacagttgctgcaacaAGGCGCAGATATT GAGAAGATTCGTCTGGCGCTGAGCGAGGCAAATGCGCACATGGAAACGTCAACGGATTCGGAGAGCGTTGCCGCTGAGAGTGGACTCTCGGAATCGGAGAGTGAAGATGCCAATATACTCAATGTGGCAGAGTTGCGTGTGCCGCTAGAGCTGGGCTGGAAACGGGACACGGTCATCAGGGGACTAACCAAGCAGGGACAAATACGTGGCGAGGTCACGTATTATGCACCTGGAAGCACCTTGCCACTCAAGACCATTGGCCAAGTCTTTGCT CTTTTGGAGCAACAGCCATCGAGTTTGACACGTGAGAATTTCAGTTTCTCGGCACGTGCCATTGTGGGTTCATTTTTACAACCGGCGCCGCCTCCTTATGCCAATGATGGTGAATACATCCGCATGACGGATGAGGATGTGGCCAAGCGGCTGGAGGACTTAAAGGTCTTTACACGTCAAACCCTCAACGTGGAACAGCGCATTGAGATTGCCAAGCAACAGCAGGCGATGCGGGATGCAAAAAAGCAGCAGAAGGAGGAACTGGCCCGTAACAAGGAGAAGGCCAGGCAGGAGAAGAATGCCAAGTTGGAGCAGCAGCGCAAGGAGAAGGAGCTCAAGAATCAACAGGCAATTGAG GAGCGCAAGAAGCGTCAGGAGGAATTGGATCGTCTCAAGCAGGAGGAGTTGCTCAAAAAGCAGCAG GAGAAAGAGAAGCGACGCCAGGAAGCAATTCTAGCTAAAGAACAG GaactgcaaaagcaaaaggaacTTTTGCTGGCTGCTGAAATG GAACGTGAGCGACGTCGTCAGCACATGAACCTCATCCGGATGCTGGAGCTGCGCCGTAAATTCGAGGAGCGCGAGAAGAAGAAGCATCAACTGGTGTTGGATCGTCTAATCCTAAGGGAACGTCGCATGGCCGAACGTAAACGAGATGCAGAGATTCTGCAATTGATTCGGAAACCGAATGAGGATTCGGAGCTGCCACAGGAGATGACAGTTCCAGAGCTGGAGAGAATTGCCGGGAATCGTTTGCCTGGTCAGGCGATGGCCGATCTCCTGATGGTCTTTGAATTCCTGCACAACTTTGGGGAAACACTTGGATTCGACATGGAATCGTTGCCATCACTGCAGAATCTCCATGATGCCCTCATCAGCGATAGCAATGCGGATGCGGAGGAGGAACTGTTGTCGGTGATGACGCATCTGTTGGTCTGTGCCATTGAGGATCCCGGTGTGCCCAATCCTGGACGTCATACCACACTCCTGGGTCAATCCTTGCGTAATGCGGatataacaaattcaaatgtatCCGAAATATTACGCATTTATTTGTATGCCACGGCAACGGGAGAGATCCGTCAGATGCATGGGATTACGGTGGACAGGGAGCGGGAACGACGGGTGCCCGATCATCATCAGTTGGATGCGGATTCGGCAACGCATTCGGCCAAGAATCATGAGTATTACAAGTTGTTGCATGAGAACGACACATGGAAATTATCACATTCTCTGAAGGATCGGCCATTTGTGGCATTGAATCCCACGAGAAAAGCACAAATGTTGGCCCATCTCTGCAACGATCTGCTGATGAACAAGGCCGTGCTGCGGCAGATCGACGGCAGTCTGGAAACTTGTGCCCAGATGCGCAAGGAGAAGTACATGACGGACATGAAGGTGCGCAAATATAAGGCGCTGCATCAGCGCAAGGCCAGAATTGAGGCCTATGAGAAGGCGCAGGCGGAGCGGGAGGCAGCGATGCAGGCGCTCCTGGCACAACAGAAACTGGATGCGGAGCGGGAGCGGGAAAAGGAGCGAGAACGTCTGGCCAAgcaggcagaggcagaggcaggaGGAGGAGCGGAAGCGGGAGCGGTTGGAGGAACAGAAGTGGATGCGGAAGCGGCAGAAGCAACAGAAGCTGCAGGGGAAGCGACTGTGGTGCCAGGCGAGGAGGAGGGGCAAGAGTTGATAAAAGCCAACAAGGACGAGGCGGACGGGGGACAGGCACAGCCCATGGAACTGGATGCAGATTGTGCCCACAATGAAACCCCTCAAGTTACTGAATCCCCCGCCAAGCTGGAGGAGTTGCAACAAAATGGAGCAACtgtatcaacaacaacaacaacaaccaccacagccgtaacaacagcaataaccacaacaacaggaacagcaataacaacaacaacaactgagtcCACTGCGATGACCGCTTTGATGCAGGCCAAAAAGAGTGGAGCACGCTCCTCCATCCAAGAGGATGGCAGCCATGACGTGAGCATCATTGAGGATGATCTGTCCGATCTCGATTCGGAGATAACCAATGTCGAGGAGGATGAGGACAATCGCCTCAGTGCCGATGAGTTGCAAAAGAAGCTGGACAAGATTGTGCGTGCCTCGTTGAACTGCAAGGAGGCGCTGGAGAAGAGCACAAATCAATTGAGGGCCGCGTGCTTTGGTCAGGATCGTTTCTGGCGACGCTACTGGAAGTTGCCCAAGGCGGGTGGCATCTTTATAGAAGCGCTGGAATCGGCGCAGAATGATATATGTGATTATCACGAAGCACTCGAGGCGATGGATGAGCAGAAGAAGGGCAAGCAGGAGGAgaaacaggagcaggagcaagaGAAGCAGACGGAGGAGCAGGTGCAGGATGTTCAGATGAAGGAAGATGTGGAGAAGCAGGCAGAGCAGCCTGTGGAGACGGAGCACATGGAGGTGGACAGTGTGGAGCCGGAGCAGCACAAGGATCCACCAGGGAATCATTCACAGAACAATCAAGCTGTAgttgatgacgatgatgatgatgatgatgtgacGGAAATTAACAAAGTTGAGCCAGAAATTGTGGATCtcggtgatgatgatgatgaaccGATGCCAGTGGTCGTGAAATCCCAGCCAGAAATGATGGTGACACGACCAGAGATTAAAGTGAAGTCCGAGATGGAACTGATGGGACCACCGCCCACAGTGCACATCTCCACCAAGACCGATTTTGAGGCGGAAATCAAGATACCAACAATACCAGGCTTAATTCCAAcactcagcaacaacaacaacaacacaaacaacaacaataacaacaacaatggcaactgtGATAAACTGGAGAGTTTGGATGATATGAAAAAGGAGGATGACTGCATTATAGTTGAAGATTCCACGCCCAAATGGTTTTCCATTGTCAAGAGGCAAGTGCCGTTAATCAGTGAACTGCCCGCGGAGGAGGGGGGCGTGGTGGCCAATGAATTACAGCTGAATTATGCCAGCTATCAGCATTGCAGCtcccagttgcagttgcagggACATGCCTGGGATTTGATCAACAACATGCAATATTATAGCATACCCATGGAGGAGTGCAAAGTGGATCCCACGAAGTTCAGTCAGGAGTGCATCTTTACGTTGTCCGGACTGGATGAGAAGCAGATGTTGGCCAAGTTGGATGAGTATGAGCAGGGCAAGCTAACGGTAACGGTGTCAAAAAACGGTCTGGCTTCTCCTCATCAGTTGACTGACAACGATGAGGAGCCGAGGGGGGAgcgggagcaggagcaggagcaactcaataaaactaaaagcgAAAGGGAATCGTTTTTTCGTTTGGCCACTGATGTGACACAGGACACAGGAGGAGGTAGTCTCGGAGTCGGAGTGGGATCGGGAGGAGAATCTGCCGAGCTGAAACCCAAAATTGAGCTGCGTCTGGATGAAGCCTTATCCCAGGCTTATTACCACAACATTGCCAACATGTCGCTGAGCAGCGTACAAACCTATATACCCATTGATATTCCACTGCCACTGGCCATGACTCCCGACGAGCATCGTctgttggagcaggtcaaatTGGCGGGATTCCCCGAGAAGGTGCATGGTGTCTATGTGCCACGCAGGCAACGTTATGGCTGGTGGCAGCTCGATGATGAACAGAAGCTGCGCGAACTTTTGAAGACACTGAATCCCTCGGGTTTGCGAGAACGTGAATTGCAAGAGAATCTGCAGAGATTCTTGGGATTGGAGCAACCGCTGGGCGTCAattatcaattgaaattgcatgaggCACAAGTTGTGGACTTGGTGGAGTATATGCAACCGGATAAGATTGGCGATTGGAATCCCAAGGTGGCCAGGCGGGTGGAATTGGCGCTATTGGAGCAGCTGGAATCGCTGGAGGATAAAATAGCGAGTGCCTCGATGCAGCTGAAGAATTGGCAGTTGCCCACACGTACCGACaatgaattgaatttgaatgctACGGACTCGGAGGAACTGCAGGAATCGGAATTTGTCAGCATTATACCGATGATTAGGGAACGCATCATCGATCTGGAGGCGAACATTGAGAGGAGATATTTAAAGCCTCCGCTGGGTTCGCAAACTGGTGATGCACATCTTGCGGTGATTGCACAGAATCAACACACATCCACACAGACGCAGAATTCAGCCTCAGCTGCGGCATATCTGTTGCagatgcaacagcagcaacaacagcagcagcaacagttgctgcagcaacagcaacaacaacctggCAACAATTTGAATGCCTCGGCGTTTAATGAACGCACCATGGCcttggcagcagctgcagcagcaacaacaacagcagcaacacttgcAACAAGTGCAACCggaacaacaaccacatgtGACACACTTGTGGCTGCCCCAATGGAGACGTGCTCAGGTGCCGCTTCTCCTGCCAGcaactgcgacagcgacaagGACGAAAAGGTGGAGAATATACCGAAAGGTCTGGTGCAGTGGCGAGATGCCGTGGCACGTTCCCACACCACCGCCCAGCTGGCCATGGCCTTGTATGTCCTCGAGTCGTGTGTGGCATGGGACAAGAGCATCATGAAGGcg AATTGCCAATTTTGTACATCGGGCGAGAATGAGGATAAGCTGTTGCTGTGCGATGGATGCGATAAGGGTTATCACACCTATTGCTTCAAGCCCAAAATGGACAACATACCCGATGGTGACTG GTACTGTTATGAGTGCGTCAACAAGGCGACCAACGAGAGGAAGTGCATCGTCTGTGGCGGACATCGTCCCTCGCCCGTTGGCAAGATGATCTACTGTGATTTGTGTCCACGTGCTTATCACGCCGATTGCTACATTCCGCCACTGCTGAAGGTGCCACGTGGCAAGTGGTATTGCCACGGCTGCATCACACGTGCCCCGCCCCCCAAGAAACGCAGTGccgccagcagcagcggcagcggcagcagcagcaaatcgAGACGAGATCGAGATGCAAGCACCGCGGCAAAGCGACGGGGGAACGAGAAGCAGCAGCTGATGGCATCCACAGCTGGTGGCAGCATGGAACAATTGTGCCCCATTGATccacaccagcaacaacaacagcagcaactgttgttgcacAGTTCACAGCAATCGCTGAACTCGTCGCATGACGAGTCCATGACATCTCTTCCAGCACCGCTTAG TCCAGCGCATTCGATTGCCTCGGCGACGTACGATGAGCACCACAACAACTCGATAGACACGAGTCGCTTCCAGGCACACCTGGGTGCCAATAATGGCGGTGTCCAGCTGGAGGAGGCAGCCGCTTCCTTTGCCACAGGCGGCTATGTGCCACCGAGTAGCTTTGGGATGGTGCCAGCGCCACAAGCGATGCAGTTTGTGGCAATGTCGCCGCGTGCTGTGACGCCGACGCGTACGCCAACGCCGACACCTGCGCCGACGCCAACGCCGCCGCCTCCAGCGCTGCCAGCGCCAACGTTGCAGCCACCAACACCGAATGCTGCGAATGTCACGACGCCCGTCATGTTGCAAGCATCGCCAACGTCGCTGCTCAATGTGACGTGCCAATCGCCgcctcagcagcagcagcagccacaactgATGGCCATGCCCTCGCCACGGACTTGCACGCCCACGCCCCCAGGTGGCACACAAATGTCGCCGCCTCCCATCAACATACACGCCATACAGGAGGCCAAGGAGAAGCTGAAGCAGGAGAAGAAAGAGAAGCATGCCACTAAAAAGCTCATTAAGGAGCTCGCCGTCTGCAAGACGCTCCTGGGCGAGATGGAG CTTCATGAGGATTCGTGGCCATTTCTGTTGCCAGTGAACACCAAACAATTTCCCACATATCGCAAAATCATTAAGACACCCATGGATCTGTCCACCATCAAAAAGAAACTGCAGGATTTGAG CTACAAGTGTCGCGAGGACTTTTGTGTGGATGTGAGGCAAATCTTTGACAACTGTGAGATGTTCAACGAGGATGATTCTCCAGTTGGCAAGGCGGGACATGGAATGCGCAAGTTCTTCGAATCGCGCTGGACGGAATTAACCGACAAGCACTCCTGA